A section of the Acidobacterium capsulatum ATCC 51196 genome encodes:
- a CDS encoding Lhr family helicase, with product MAAPRKSRSTSSAADAAQDPLALFHPVTAEWFRAVFDHPTAPQRMGWPAIARGESTLIFAPTGTGKTLTAFLWCLDRLMLHAPPMEEGCRILYISPLKSLAVDVERNLQSPLAGIAATAARRNVPVHMPEIAIRTGDTAQRERSRFRRHPAEILITTPESLYLLLTSEAAASLRTVETVILDEIHALVPTKRGAHLALSLERLEAITQKPLQRIGLSATQRPLEEVAHFLAGAESQPSTAADETAPAHEWTTNDERPHLFRPVTIVQANEPKQLNLRVEVPVEDMARLGQPEELPSGAASQGPKRTSIWSAIHPRLVEIIRERQSTLLFVNSRRLAERLAAALNEIAGEPLARAHHGSLAAAQRAEIEDALKAGRLRALVATSSLELGIDMGAIDLVIQIEAPPSVASGMQRIGRAGHSVGLPSDGIIFPKYRADLIACAAVTRAMHERLVESTRYLRNPLDVLAQQIVATVAHPPAAARPRAKGQPPFEPHIAVEDIFTLLRRAAPFASLSRTAFEGVLDLLAGRYPSDEFSELRPRITWDRVSNILTPREGAKSLAILNGGTIPDRGLYGVFLARSDKPVRVGELDEEMVFESRTGDTFLLGASTWRIEEILPDRVLVSPAPGEPGKMPFWHGDAAGRPLEFGRRIGALIRELRALPRNAAISRLVREHDLDTLAAENLLRFLADQEIATVTVPDDRNLVIERTRDELGDWRVCVLTPFGSSVHAPWAMAVAGRIRAAGGPDVETMWGDDGFVLRFPDTDTPPDADLLLLEPAEAADLVLRQLGSTALFAAKFRESAARALLLPRRRAQGRAPLWQQRKRAYDLLSVASKYPAFPMLLEAYRECMRDVFDMPSFLETLRAIQKRDVRVHVVDTRTPSPFASSLLFSYVANYIYDGDAPLAERRAQALSIDQDQLRELLGDSDLRELLDADAIQQVEEQLQCLEEGHRARSADGIHDLLLRLGDLSREELARRLATPDLLAVLDRLLKARRILEVKIASERRLIAVEDAARYRDALGIPLPPGIAKALLATVEKPVLELIRRFARTHGPFTLAEAAQRFGLDARAVESVLRTLALEGRVLEGGFRPGGLHREWCDAEVLRLIRRKALSRLRKEIEPVEQQMLARLETHWQGILQRRRGLDALLDTIESLQGAPIPASLLESSILPARLARYAPADLDTLIAAGEVTWCGLDSLGEHDGRIALYLADRMPQLLPTRAVTIDAASPTAAREQLILDQLASGGAIFFAQLHEAVGGGFPGETLDALWNLVWRGLVTNDALHALRAYVTKSSTSRSAKRQHNVPSFRSRRTVPPTAQGRWSLVPMAERTTSAQQTEWSHAIAHQLLHRYGVLTRESVAQENLPGGFSAIYDVLKALEESGRIRRGYFVAGLGAAQFALPAAVDLLRSLRNAPEPESAEIVSIAATDPANLYGSVLRWPQPAPEEQGSDSSPRTLTRTLGASVILRNGELIAYLRRSNPNVQVFLPAQEPDRTHVARDLAQFLASQVQQQLRDEEARRHGGLLISTINGVPVQQHPLARFLSDAGFSPAPLGFHMRRVLPVIPPSAEVQ from the coding sequence GTGGCTGCCCCGCGCAAATCCCGCTCCACGTCATCCGCTGCAGACGCGGCGCAGGACCCGCTCGCCCTCTTTCATCCAGTCACCGCCGAGTGGTTTCGCGCCGTCTTTGACCACCCCACCGCGCCGCAACGCATGGGCTGGCCCGCCATTGCCCGGGGAGAAAGCACGCTCATCTTCGCACCCACAGGCACCGGCAAAACGCTCACCGCATTTCTCTGGTGCCTGGACCGCCTCATGCTGCACGCGCCGCCCATGGAAGAGGGTTGCCGCATCCTCTACATCAGTCCGCTCAAGTCACTCGCCGTCGATGTGGAGCGCAACCTGCAGTCGCCGCTCGCCGGCATCGCCGCCACGGCCGCGCGCCGCAACGTGCCCGTGCATATGCCTGAGATTGCCATCCGCACTGGAGATACCGCCCAGCGCGAGCGCAGCCGCTTCCGCCGCCATCCTGCTGAAATTCTCATCACCACGCCCGAGTCGCTCTATCTGCTGCTCACCTCCGAGGCCGCCGCATCGCTGCGCACCGTTGAAACGGTCATCCTCGATGAAATCCACGCGCTCGTGCCCACCAAGCGCGGCGCTCACCTGGCGCTCAGCCTCGAACGCCTCGAAGCCATTACGCAAAAGCCGTTGCAGCGCATCGGTCTTTCGGCCACGCAGCGCCCGCTCGAAGAGGTCGCGCATTTCCTTGCCGGAGCAGAATCGCAACCATCCACCGCTGCCGACGAAACGGCCCCCGCGCATGAGTGGACCACCAACGACGAGCGCCCGCACCTCTTTCGCCCCGTTACGATCGTGCAGGCGAACGAGCCCAAGCAGCTCAACCTGCGCGTCGAGGTGCCCGTCGAAGACATGGCCCGCCTCGGCCAGCCCGAGGAGTTGCCCAGCGGCGCGGCTTCGCAGGGCCCTAAGCGTACCTCTATCTGGAGCGCCATCCATCCGCGCCTCGTCGAAATCATTCGCGAGCGCCAGTCCACGCTGCTCTTCGTCAACAGCCGCCGTCTCGCCGAGCGCCTGGCCGCCGCGCTCAATGAGATTGCCGGTGAGCCGCTGGCCCGCGCCCATCACGGCTCGCTGGCCGCCGCGCAGCGCGCCGAGATTGAGGATGCACTCAAAGCAGGCCGCCTGCGCGCGCTTGTCGCCACCTCGTCGCTCGAACTCGGCATCGACATGGGCGCCATCGATCTGGTTATCCAGATCGAAGCGCCGCCCTCCGTTGCCAGCGGCATGCAGCGCATCGGCCGCGCTGGCCACTCTGTGGGGCTGCCGAGTGACGGCATCATCTTTCCCAAGTACCGCGCAGACCTTATCGCCTGCGCCGCGGTTACGCGCGCCATGCATGAGCGTCTGGTGGAATCGACCCGCTATCTGCGTAATCCGCTCGATGTGCTTGCGCAGCAAATCGTCGCCACGGTGGCGCATCCGCCCGCCGCTGCCCGTCCCCGCGCCAAAGGCCAGCCGCCGTTTGAGCCCCACATCGCGGTGGAAGACATCTTCACGCTGCTGCGCCGTGCCGCGCCCTTTGCTTCGCTCTCGCGCACTGCGTTTGAGGGCGTACTCGATCTGCTCGCAGGCCGCTATCCCTCTGACGAATTCTCTGAGCTGCGCCCGCGCATCACCTGGGACCGCGTCAGCAACATTCTCACCCCGCGCGAAGGTGCCAAGAGTCTCGCCATCCTCAACGGGGGCACCATCCCTGACCGTGGCCTCTACGGAGTCTTTCTTGCGCGCAGCGACAAGCCGGTTCGCGTAGGCGAGCTCGATGAGGAGATGGTTTTTGAGAGTCGCACCGGCGATACTTTCCTGCTCGGCGCGTCCACTTGGCGCATCGAAGAGATTTTGCCCGATCGTGTGCTCGTCTCCCCCGCGCCCGGCGAGCCGGGCAAAATGCCCTTCTGGCATGGCGACGCCGCAGGCCGTCCGCTGGAGTTTGGCCGCCGCATCGGCGCACTGATTCGCGAGCTGCGCGCTCTGCCCCGCAACGCGGCCATCAGCCGCCTCGTGCGCGAGCATGATCTTGATACTCTCGCTGCTGAAAATCTGCTCCGCTTTCTCGCCGATCAGGAAATCGCAACCGTCACGGTTCCAGATGACCGCAACCTCGTCATTGAGCGAACCCGCGACGAACTCGGCGACTGGCGCGTCTGCGTGCTCACGCCCTTCGGCAGCAGCGTGCACGCGCCGTGGGCCATGGCCGTCGCCGGGCGCATCCGCGCGGCCGGAGGGCCCGATGTCGAAACCATGTGGGGTGACGATGGATTCGTGCTGCGCTTCCCAGACACCGATACGCCGCCCGATGCAGATCTGCTCCTGCTGGAGCCAGCCGAAGCTGCCGATCTCGTGCTGCGCCAGCTCGGTTCCACCGCGCTTTTCGCAGCAAAATTCCGTGAGTCTGCAGCGCGCGCACTCCTCTTGCCGCGCCGCCGCGCCCAGGGCCGCGCGCCGCTGTGGCAGCAGCGCAAGCGCGCCTATGACCTGCTCTCGGTGGCCTCAAAATATCCGGCCTTCCCCATGCTGCTTGAGGCCTACCGCGAGTGCATGCGTGACGTTTTCGACATGCCATCGTTCCTTGAGACGCTGCGTGCCATCCAGAAGCGCGACGTACGCGTGCATGTTGTAGATACGCGTACACCCTCTCCCTTTGCCTCGTCGCTGCTCTTCAGTTACGTGGCCAACTATATTTACGATGGCGACGCACCGCTCGCTGAGCGTCGCGCCCAGGCGCTCTCCATTGATCAGGATCAACTCCGTGAGCTGCTCGGCGACTCTGACCTGCGCGAGCTGCTCGATGCTGATGCCATTCAGCAAGTCGAGGAGCAGTTGCAGTGTCTCGAAGAGGGCCACCGCGCGCGCTCCGCTGATGGCATCCATGATCTGCTGCTGCGTCTTGGCGATCTCTCCCGCGAAGAGCTGGCCCGCCGTCTTGCCACGCCCGATCTGCTCGCAGTGCTCGACCGCCTGCTCAAAGCGCGCCGCATTCTTGAGGTAAAAATCGCCAGCGAGCGTCGCCTCATCGCCGTGGAGGACGCGGCCCGCTATCGCGATGCGCTTGGCATTCCGCTGCCGCCAGGCATTGCGAAAGCTTTGCTCGCTACAGTCGAAAAACCTGTGCTGGAACTCATCCGCCGCTTCGCACGCACCCATGGCCCCTTCACTCTGGCAGAAGCAGCCCAGCGCTTCGGCCTCGATGCCCGCGCCGTCGAATCCGTGCTGCGCACCCTGGCGCTCGAAGGCCGCGTTCTCGAAGGCGGCTTCCGCCCCGGAGGCTTGCATCGCGAGTGGTGCGATGCTGAAGTACTGCGCCTGATCCGCAGAAAGGCACTGTCACGGTTACGTAAAGAAATCGAGCCGGTCGAGCAGCAGATGCTCGCGCGCCTTGAGACGCATTGGCAGGGCATTCTGCAGCGCCGCCGTGGCCTCGACGCACTGCTCGACACCATCGAGAGCCTGCAGGGCGCACCCATCCCGGCTTCGCTGCTCGAAAGCTCCATCCTGCCCGCGCGCCTCGCCCGCTACGCGCCCGCCGATCTCGACACGCTCATCGCCGCGGGTGAAGTCACCTGGTGCGGTCTCGACTCGCTCGGCGAGCACGATGGGCGCATCGCGCTCTATCTCGCTGACCGCATGCCGCAGCTCCTGCCCACGCGTGCCGTCACCATCGATGCCGCTTCTCCTACCGCTGCTCGGGAGCAGTTGATTCTCGATCAGCTCGCCAGTGGCGGAGCCATATTCTTCGCGCAACTCCACGAGGCAGTCGGGGGCGGCTTCCCCGGCGAAACTCTGGATGCTCTCTGGAATCTTGTCTGGCGTGGCCTCGTCACCAACGACGCACTGCATGCGCTGCGCGCCTACGTCACGAAATCCTCCACGAGTCGCTCTGCAAAGCGCCAGCACAACGTGCCGTCCTTTCGCTCACGCCGCACCGTTCCTCCCACGGCGCAAGGGCGCTGGTCGCTCGTACCCATGGCCGAACGCACCACATCCGCGCAACAAACCGAGTGGAGTCACGCCATCGCGCATCAGTTGCTCCACCGCTACGGCGTGCTGACCCGCGAATCCGTCGCGCAGGAAAACCTCCCAGGTGGATTTTCCGCAATCTATGACGTGCTCAAGGCGCTTGAAGAGAGCGGACGCATCCGTCGCGGCTACTTCGTTGCGGGCCTTGGGGCTGCGCAATTCGCATTGCCTGCCGCCGTGGATCTCCTGCGCTCGCTGCGCAATGCGCCTGAACCTGAAAGCGCCGAAATCGTATCCATCGCGGCGACAGATCCCGCCAATCTCTACGGTAGCGTGCTACGCTGGCCGCAGCCTGCTCCAGAGGAGCAGGGAAGCGACTCTTCGCCTCGGACGCTTACTCGCACCTTAGGCGCATCGGTCATTCTGCGCAATGGCGAACTCATTGCTTACCTGCGCCGCAGCAATCCCAATGTGCAGGTGTTTTTGCCTGCGCAAGAGCCAGATCGCACTCACGTCGCGCGCGATCTCGCGCAATTTCTCGCCTCTCAGGTGCAGCAGCAGTTACGTGACGAAGAGGCCCGCCGCCACGGCGGCCTGCTCATCTCCACTATCAATGGGGTCCCCGTGCAGCAGCATCCCTTGGCGCGCTTCCTATCCGACGCCGGCTTTTCTCCCGCGCCGCTTGGTTTTCACATGCGACGCGTGCTGCCTGTCATTCCGCCGTCCGCTGAGGTGCAGTAG
- a CDS encoding cytidine deaminase has protein sequence MRSPEETLPLLRTLAEEAAKLAYAPYSRFQVGAALLLDDGRTVTGCNVENLSYGLTSCAERNAVFRAISERGPAAKIVAIAVTNMRGTMCAPCGACRQVLHEFAAEDAVITYSMDEGWATRRFRELLPDAFVMTGKA, from the coding sequence ATGAGAAGTCCTGAAGAAACACTGCCGTTGCTGCGCACGCTGGCGGAAGAAGCTGCGAAGCTGGCCTATGCGCCTTACTCCAGGTTTCAGGTAGGCGCGGCGCTGCTTCTCGATGATGGGCGCACGGTGACGGGTTGTAATGTGGAGAACCTGTCTTACGGCTTGACGAGCTGCGCGGAGCGGAATGCGGTCTTTCGCGCGATCAGCGAGCGCGGGCCGGCCGCGAAGATTGTCGCCATTGCGGTTACAAATATGCGCGGTACCATGTGCGCTCCGTGTGGGGCTTGCCGGCAGGTGCTGCATGAGTTCGCGGCGGAGGACGCCGTGATTACCTACAGCATGGACGAGGGGTGGGCAACGCGGCGGTTCCGCGAGTTGCTGCCGGATGCCTTTGTGATGACCGGCAAGGCCTAG
- a CDS encoding thymidine phosphorylase, whose product MHTVDLIRKKRDGERLTAEEICWLVEGAARQSIPEEQLAAWLMAAWLRGLALEELEALTLAMRDSGVVLNHSALGRVTVDKHSTGGVGDKTSFLVAPIVAAAGLADAMISGRALGHTGGTLDKLESIPGYRTRLSPNEMHGVLARCGCSIVGQTEDLAPADRTLYALRDRTATVESPYLICASIMSKKLAAGLDALVLDVKTGSGAFLRDETQAAFLAALMVATGERAGTRTAAVLTDMSQPLGRFAGNWVEIWESVELLRGGRHAMSEDLREVSLVLAGWMLHLGGKTPSPEAGHALAGEKLEDGSAWRAFRDMVAAQGGDVKVLEEPEKFHRPAFRRTLRAARSGYLTAMDCTQAGWAVQRLGAGRERAGEPVEAHAGLEMHAKLGMRVEAGEPLCTLFAQEEARFEEPERLLAEAITIAEHAAKTPRLVKEIITDANKNKFLEFARER is encoded by the coding sequence ATGCACACCGTTGATCTGATTCGCAAAAAGCGTGACGGCGAGAGGCTGACCGCAGAAGAGATTTGCTGGCTGGTCGAGGGCGCGGCGCGGCAGTCGATTCCGGAAGAACAGCTTGCGGCGTGGCTGATGGCGGCGTGGTTGCGAGGGCTGGCTCTTGAAGAACTGGAAGCGCTGACGCTCGCGATGCGGGATTCCGGCGTGGTGCTGAACCACTCCGCGCTGGGGCGCGTGACGGTGGACAAGCATTCCACCGGAGGGGTGGGCGACAAGACGTCGTTTCTCGTGGCTCCGATTGTCGCGGCGGCGGGACTGGCTGACGCGATGATCAGTGGGCGCGCACTGGGGCATACGGGCGGCACGCTGGACAAGCTAGAGTCGATTCCGGGCTACCGCACGCGGTTGAGTCCGAACGAGATGCACGGCGTGCTGGCGCGCTGCGGCTGCTCGATTGTGGGACAGACGGAGGACCTGGCCCCGGCGGACCGCACGCTGTATGCGCTGCGCGACCGCACGGCGACGGTGGAAAGCCCTTACCTGATTTGCGCGTCGATCATGAGCAAAAAGCTTGCCGCCGGACTCGATGCCCTGGTGCTCGATGTGAAGACGGGCTCGGGCGCGTTTTTGCGGGATGAAACGCAAGCGGCCTTCCTGGCGGCGCTGATGGTGGCGACCGGCGAACGAGCGGGCACGCGCACGGCAGCCGTGTTGACGGACATGAGCCAGCCGCTGGGACGATTTGCGGGCAACTGGGTAGAGATTTGGGAATCCGTGGAACTGCTGCGCGGCGGCCGCCACGCCATGAGCGAAGACCTGCGCGAGGTTTCGCTGGTGCTGGCCGGGTGGATGCTGCACCTGGGCGGAAAGACCCCGAGCCCGGAAGCGGGCCATGCGCTGGCGGGCGAGAAGCTGGAAGATGGATCGGCGTGGAGGGCCTTCCGAGACATGGTGGCGGCGCAGGGCGGCGATGTGAAGGTGCTGGAGGAGCCGGAGAAGTTTCACAGGCCCGCATTCCGGCGCACGCTGCGGGCGGCGCGGAGCGGCTATCTGACAGCCATGGACTGCACGCAGGCCGGGTGGGCCGTGCAGCGGCTGGGCGCGGGACGGGAGCGGGCGGGCGAGCCGGTAGAGGCGCATGCGGGCCTGGAGATGCACGCGAAGCTGGGGATGCGCGTGGAGGCCGGGGAGCCGCTCTGCACTTTGTTTGCGCAGGAGGAGGCGCGCTTTGAAGAGCCGGAGCGGTTGCTAGCCGAGGCCATCACGATTGCAGAGCATGCCGCGAAGACGCCGCGACTGGTGAAGGAAATCATCACAGATGCGAACAAAAACAAATTTCTGGAATTCGCGAGGGAACGGTAG
- a CDS encoding NupC/NupG family nucleoside CNT transporter, which yields MGRFTGILGLLTMLLLAWIFSTNRKAIRWRTVAWGLGLQWIFAFLVLRVAWGQDVLAAAGSAVNHMLDYAFAGSSFVFGDLGKQHSSMGSFFAFQVLPAIIFISALFAVLYHIGVMQIIIRVFARVMQWTMKISGAESLNVAASIFMGQTEAPLTIRPFLTGLTNSELMTIMTSGMAHVSGGIMAAYIVYGISAQHLLEAVIMTAPGTILIAKMLVPETEKPATEGVVHMPKQEEHKEENLLGAIARGTIDGGRLAINVGIMLISFIALIALVNGVMGDASGWLGAHHIPFPSSLNAILGFFFAPIAWLIGIPWKDAHVVGNLLGTRMVINELVAYSYLGAQKAMIAPRSFTIATFALCGFANLSSIGMQIGGIGALAPSRRNDLARLGLRAMLAGTMANLVSASIVSILLK from the coding sequence TTGGGTCGATTCACTGGCATTCTAGGTTTGCTCACCATGCTGCTGCTGGCATGGATTTTCTCTACCAACCGGAAGGCGATTCGCTGGCGCACGGTGGCCTGGGGGCTGGGCCTGCAGTGGATTTTTGCTTTTCTGGTACTCCGGGTGGCTTGGGGACAAGACGTGCTGGCGGCCGCCGGTAGCGCAGTGAATCACATGCTGGACTATGCCTTTGCCGGCTCCTCGTTTGTGTTTGGCGACCTGGGCAAGCAGCACTCGTCGATGGGTTCATTCTTTGCCTTTCAAGTGCTGCCCGCCATCATCTTTATCTCGGCCTTGTTTGCGGTGCTGTACCACATTGGCGTGATGCAGATCATTATCCGAGTCTTTGCGCGGGTGATGCAGTGGACGATGAAGATCTCGGGCGCGGAGAGCCTGAATGTGGCGGCAAGCATCTTCATGGGGCAGACTGAGGCTCCGCTGACGATACGGCCCTTTCTTACCGGGCTGACCAACTCTGAATTGATGACCATCATGACCAGCGGCATGGCGCATGTCTCGGGCGGCATCATGGCTGCGTACATTGTTTACGGCATCTCGGCGCAGCATCTGCTGGAAGCAGTGATCATGACTGCGCCGGGCACCATTCTGATTGCCAAAATGCTTGTGCCGGAGACGGAAAAGCCAGCCACCGAAGGCGTGGTGCACATGCCGAAACAGGAAGAGCACAAGGAAGAAAACCTGCTTGGGGCAATTGCGCGCGGCACCATTGACGGCGGCCGGCTGGCCATCAATGTGGGCATCATGCTGATCTCGTTCATCGCACTGATTGCGCTGGTGAATGGCGTCATGGGCGACGCAAGCGGATGGCTGGGCGCGCACCATATTCCCTTTCCGTCGAGCCTGAATGCGATTCTGGGCTTCTTCTTCGCGCCGATTGCATGGCTGATCGGCATTCCGTGGAAGGACGCTCATGTGGTGGGCAACCTGCTCGGAACGCGCATGGTGATCAATGAGTTGGTCGCTTATTCGTATCTCGGCGCGCAGAAGGCGATGATTGCTCCACGCTCGTTTACGATTGCGACGTTTGCGCTTTGCGGCTTCGCGAATTTAAGCTCCATTGGCATGCAGATTGGCGGCATTGGCGCGTTGGCCCCGAGCCGCCGCAATGACCTGGCGCGGCTGGGATTGCGCGCTATGCTGGCCGGCACCATGGCCAACCTGGTGTCAGCCTCAATTGTCAGCATTCTGTTGAAGTAA
- a CDS encoding purine-nucleoside phosphorylase — MSSLSIFSETIEATACIRKRSPLQPKVAVVLGSGLGAFAGSLTNSKCMRFSEAPHFPVSNVQGHSGRIHIGQCGDTPVLVMQGRVHAYEGYKPSQVAFPVRVMKQLGIEQVIVTNAAGGIREGLQPGELVLIEDHINLTGYNPLCGVNEERFGPRFFDMTNAYSPRLRKLAHSVAEQHGHSLKEGVYIGVLGPSFETPAEIRAFRSMGADLVGMSTVQEVIAARHMGLEVLGISCVTNLAAGLQNEELTHEEVLETGKRTEAQLTQLLQGVIPQMAGLGREDAA; from the coding sequence ATGAGCAGCCTGTCGATTTTCTCTGAAACGATTGAAGCAACCGCGTGTATTCGCAAGCGCAGTCCGCTGCAACCCAAGGTCGCCGTTGTGCTTGGTTCGGGGCTGGGCGCTTTTGCCGGTTCGCTGACAAATTCAAAGTGCATGCGCTTTTCTGAGGCGCCGCACTTCCCTGTTTCGAATGTGCAAGGGCATAGCGGGCGCATTCATATTGGCCAGTGCGGGGATACACCGGTGCTGGTGATGCAGGGCCGCGTGCATGCGTATGAGGGCTACAAGCCATCGCAGGTAGCTTTTCCGGTGCGTGTGATGAAGCAGCTCGGCATCGAGCAGGTGATTGTGACCAACGCGGCGGGCGGCATTCGCGAGGGGCTGCAGCCGGGCGAGCTGGTTCTGATTGAGGATCACATCAATCTGACGGGCTACAACCCGCTGTGCGGCGTGAATGAGGAACGCTTCGGGCCGCGCTTTTTTGACATGACCAACGCGTACTCGCCGCGCCTGCGCAAGCTGGCGCACTCCGTGGCGGAGCAGCATGGCCACTCCCTCAAAGAGGGCGTCTACATTGGGGTACTGGGACCGAGCTTTGAGACGCCGGCCGAGATTCGCGCCTTTCGCTCGATGGGCGCTGACCTGGTAGGTATGTCCACGGTGCAGGAAGTGATAGCCGCACGGCACATGGGCCTGGAGGTGCTGGGGATCTCCTGCGTGACCAATCTTGCCGCAGGCCTGCAGAACGAGGAGCTGACGCACGAAGAGGTGCTGGAGACCGGCAAGCGCACCGAGGCGCAGTTGACGCAACTGCTGCAGGGCGTGATTCCTCAGATGGCCGGACTCGGCCGGGAAGACGCAGCGTGA
- the udk gene encoding uridine kinase, with the protein MKPALILGVGGCSGSGKTTLARELARELKGVPFLLDHYYRDLSHLSYEERCVQNFDHPDAIETCLLIEQLEQLAASHTIAQPRYDFATHTRRAGVEERMEPAACIVVDGIFALYYPGLRRLYDLSVYVDAPDAVCYERRLARDIRERGRTPESVAGHYAATVRPMAERYVRPSSQYADLIVQGTESLDWSVERVMAEIGERGLV; encoded by the coding sequence GTGAAGCCTGCCCTGATTCTGGGGGTGGGAGGCTGTTCGGGCTCGGGCAAGACCACACTGGCACGGGAGCTGGCACGCGAGCTGAAGGGCGTGCCCTTCCTGCTGGACCACTATTACCGCGACCTCAGCCACCTGAGCTATGAGGAGCGGTGCGTGCAGAACTTTGACCATCCTGACGCCATCGAGACCTGCCTGCTGATCGAGCAACTGGAGCAACTGGCAGCCAGCCACACGATTGCGCAGCCGCGCTACGACTTTGCCACGCACACCCGGCGCGCCGGCGTCGAGGAGCGCATGGAGCCGGCAGCCTGCATTGTGGTGGACGGCATCTTTGCGCTGTATTATCCGGGGCTGCGGCGGCTTTATGATCTGAGCGTGTATGTGGATGCTCCGGACGCGGTGTGCTACGAGCGACGTCTGGCGCGCGACATTCGCGAGCGCGGGCGCACGCCGGAGTCGGTGGCCGGGCACTATGCCGCAACAGTGCGCCCCATGGCGGAACGCTACGTGCGACCCTCGTCGCAGTATGCCGATCTGATTGTGCAGGGCACCGAATCCCTGGACTGGTCAGTAGAGCGCGTGATGGCCGAGATTGGTGAGCGGGGACTGGTGTGA
- a CDS encoding cellulose synthase family protein — protein MDTLIPLPANALSALADLNMHKLSHYWHTHYADNTFQHLYHWNLFDAAMLTPYFLVMIILSFYGVHRYIMVWEYYRFRKRATKEPPKEFPELPRVTVQLPIFNEQFVIDRLIEAICAMDYPRDRLEIQVLDDSTDETQAVAAALVKKYQEQGQPIVYLHRTNRQGYKAGALDEGLKVAKGEFVAIFDADFVPSPDWLMKVIHHFSDPAIGMVQTRWTHLNRDYSFLTQVEAILLDGHFVLEHGARSRAGVFFNFNGTAGMWRRTAITDAGGWQHDTLTEDTDLSYRAQLVGWKFKYLQDVECPAELPIEMTAFKTQQARWAKGLIQTSKKIMPQVLRADLSWHEKLEAWYHLTANISYPLMIVLSILLLPTEIIQFHQGWFQMLFIDFPLFAASTFSIASFYMVSQQILYPHRWFRTLCYLPFLMALGIGLTLTNSKAVIEALLGIKSSFKRTPKYRVQAKGERSKATKYRKRLGILPLLELAIGAWFMWCIWYAIVNQSYFTVPFLLIFVVGYWYTGLLSIFQGRFERWRRGGTNLDESSPKPFPVGI, from the coding sequence ATGGACACGCTGATACCTCTACCCGCCAACGCGCTCTCGGCGCTTGCGGACCTGAACATGCACAAGCTGTCCCATTATTGGCACACCCATTACGCCGACAATACCTTCCAGCACCTCTACCACTGGAACCTCTTTGATGCGGCGATGCTCACGCCCTACTTCCTCGTGATGATCATCCTGTCGTTCTATGGGGTGCATCGCTACATCATGGTGTGGGAGTATTACCGCTTCCGCAAGCGCGCCACCAAAGAGCCGCCCAAAGAGTTTCCCGAACTGCCTCGTGTCACGGTGCAGTTACCCATCTTCAATGAGCAGTTTGTGATTGACCGCCTCATCGAGGCCATTTGCGCGATGGATTATCCGAGAGACCGGCTGGAGATTCAGGTCCTCGACGACTCGACCGACGAAACGCAGGCCGTGGCCGCCGCGCTGGTCAAGAAGTATCAGGAGCAAGGCCAGCCCATCGTCTACCTGCACCGCACCAACCGGCAAGGCTACAAGGCCGGCGCGCTCGATGAGGGCCTGAAGGTCGCAAAAGGCGAATTCGTCGCCATCTTTGACGCTGACTTTGTTCCCTCGCCCGATTGGCTGATGAAGGTCATCCACCATTTCAGCGATCCAGCCATCGGCATGGTGCAGACTCGCTGGACGCACCTGAATCGCGACTACAGCTTTCTCACGCAGGTCGAGGCTATTCTGCTTGATGGCCATTTCGTGCTCGAGCATGGCGCTCGCTCCCGCGCCGGCGTCTTCTTCAACTTCAATGGCACAGCCGGCATGTGGCGCCGCACCGCCATCACCGATGCCGGTGGCTGGCAGCATGACACCCTCACCGAAGACACAGACCTCAGCTACCGCGCGCAGCTCGTCGGCTGGAAGTTCAAGTATCTTCAGGATGTCGAGTGCCCGGCCGAGCTGCCCATTGAGATGACGGCTTTCAAAACGCAACAAGCGCGATGGGCCAAGGGCCTCATTCAGACCTCAAAAAAGATCATGCCGCAGGTGCTGCGCGCCGACCTTTCCTGGCATGAGAAGCTCGAAGCCTGGTACCACCTCACGGCCAACATCAGCTATCCGCTGATGATCGTGCTCTCGATTCTGCTGCTGCCCACTGAGATCATCCAGTTCCATCAAGGATGGTTTCAGATGCTCTTCATCGACTTTCCGCTCTTTGCGGCGTCTACCTTCTCCATCGCCTCGTTCTACATGGTTTCGCAGCAGATTCTGTATCCGCATCGCTGGTTCAGAACGCTTTGCTATTTGCCTTTTCTCATGGCGCTTGGCATCGGCCTTACTCTGACCAACTCCAAGGCGGTCATCGAGGCGCTGCTCGGCATCAAGAGTTCGTTCAAGCGCACGCCCAAATACCGCGTGCAGGCGAAGGGGGAACGCAGCAAGGCCACCAAATACCGCAAGCGCCTCGGCATTCTGCCCCTGCTGGAGCTGGCCATCGGCGCATGGTTCATGTGGTGCATCTGGTACGCCATCGTTAACCAGAGCTACTTCACCGTCCCGTTCCTGCTCATCTTCGTAGTCGGCTACTGGTACACCGGGCTGCTCTCGATCTTCCAGGGCCGGTTTGAACGCTGGCGGCGCGGCGGAACCAACCTCGACGAGTCCTCGCCCAAGCCCTTTCCGGTGGGAATCTAA